The Clupea harengus chromosome 22, Ch_v2.0.2, whole genome shotgun sequence genomic sequence accattataaagtctgatctagcgagtagacagattaggactttataatgacaaataggctactataactttcaaacacgcttttaactattttcccgatcattaggacaaatggaacaataaaactcgttgcatataaaaggtttttatattacccagtcgattaacagggttgtttgttgtaaaaacctttcatttgatacaacaaactcattttacttcctcgtttcgttttacttcctggggttattgtgggttatcgttgctagcagaacggaactcaACACCAAgtacgtacgtaccccttccgttttcgatttttggctcattttaccctaatgttagatttttttttatgtcaaaatattggttggagatatagaagggggcgcaaaaaaaactctgtccagcaaaaaaaaaaacacaattcttgtttttttttttctctcttttgctgggcgcagttttttgcgcccccctctgagtggcgccctaggcgaccgcctataccgcctgtaggaaaaaccgcccctgcattTAGAGGTCACATTATTTTGACTTTTGACCAAACAAGACCACTTACCAATACTGCAACATTCATCACAAAAAGCCATGCTCATCCAGTCCTTTTGGAGTCACTGGGTTCCATTTTGCTGTGGGCTTACTGCTTGCATAGCCTAAAATTGTAAGACACGGCCAAGTCAGAACAGTGAAATATCTGCTGCTGTGCCAGTATGGAGCCATTAACATTACATTGCATTTCACTACAAAAGCAACAAGCTTTTAAGGTCAGGACAAGATCTAGTCTGCGGAGCAGCTATATAGTCCAGATCCTCTGAGATTAGGGTCTAGGGGAAAGGACTTGAAGAGGGGGCCATGTGAGGGTACTGGGGCACTAGGCCTCTGATGGTCACCTAAGGATAACAGAatacatgtaggcctacggCTCTCCTCAGGGTGGAGGTCTGATGTGCTGTGAGTGCTGGCAGCTCTAACCCAGGTCAGCTCTGCTCCTGCTGGGCTCTGAGGCGCCCTGCGTCTCGTTGGGGTGGCCCACCTCCCGGTGCTCTCCTCCTCGAGGGAAAGAAATATCATGAGGGATGACTCACACCCCAATGCCAGACTCTTTACCCTGTTGTCGTCCGGTAGACGCCTAAGCAGTCTAAATTCAAGGACTGAGAGACTAAGAAGGAGGTTTTacccacaggcagtgagacactTGATCtaaattttttttctcctcctcctttaaaTTCAGCACTCTTTccttattagggttcctccgtcaggaggaaacctattgttattgtaggtattattattattattctagtgcaatgggagtcaatggcagtccctagaaccgtatggtaactttttctgaaatttggcacactcattaaggacagtcccttcttcactcacaccaagtttcatgtctcccactagaccacactagcgccaccaacgggtcaaagttggacttttgttaacactgtaactttttaaccgtttgaccgattttcaaaaatgaggtaccattggatacCCTATGCCgacaatttccggttatatagattttccgcaatttccggttttatcaaaaacctttgaaaggcctccactcctacaatttttgtcaaatcttcttcaaaatcaccagagatgatcttcagaccaagcctcacaacatttatccaacagaattttgatcctcacaaccgtttgtccggtacagccactgaatttcagcagaaaagccatcaaacaggaagtgaagtcatatctcagcaaatctttcagatatcaacgccaaacttggtatgcacgtggaagacactacaacatgtccccatgtgcaaaggcaacttcatatcttcaaaaatgattgatatgaagcagattgcattaatcgctaacgctaaaataatgctttacacatttttcattcaaaaagtgatactctgattcaatcacaagttcatatgaagacacttgagaatgtttagtacacaaatctgaaaaaaagttgactgtaagatgaaaagtagatttttggtgaatatttgaaacatgcatgcttggctaattgctaccacgatttccagtgtaatgtctccctctctgctccttcgCTCCCGTGCCAATtctcacagacactgacacacgcgCAAGCTTctcgagacgcacacacactatttcatgacattgtgttCTGACCAAGCCCCCACTCAccccttagcttgaagccaaggcccttgtggatcttgacagtattgcatttcaaattgaatatcccattggtaagtctgcagcatggatttttctatacagtgacaaattgtgcagaatatacatttttccctggttcgcaatctttggaggaacccgccattgctgcctgcagctatatttttattttatttttgcacagtggagacccttttacatttcactacattcgtgtatgtgacaaataaagcacatgaaacttgaaacttgaaacttgatTGTACTGATGTTGGTGCACAACTGCAAACTGTAAACAACTGGTGCACAACtaacaccgccccccccccccccccccccccatagagTCCCAAAGAGTGGATCAGTGCAGCTATCCCATCCACGCATTGTAACAGCAGAAGCATTGCATGCTACTGTGTGACGTAGCCCTGATTTATTCAATGCGAGCTTTAAACGTCCACATCAGCATGACGAGAGTGAAGGGAGAGATAAGGAAGTGGGCCCACTCCTGGAACAGTTTAAAAGGGAAGGCTCTGCCCTGCAGCAAGGCACTCCCAGAGGACGCACCCAACAGCAACACTCACATCACCACCTGAGCCGCACAGACAGCAAACATGACTTTCAACGGCACCTGGAAAGTGGACCGCAGCGACAACTTTGACAAATTCATGGAAAAGATGGGTATGGACTTGTGTTTGGATTTTTTGGGAAATTTCTTTGCCTGGAATCTGGGATTTGGGGCAGCCAAAGagcaaacactgaaaaaaaccTCCTTTTGTTTTCATTGGTTGAAAAAGAACTATTAATGAATGTGAGTGCAGGGCACTGTGTAGGAAGTTCAGAGTCCAGGCAGAAATATCATAAATACAtgacaaatgaatacatgttGCAGGGAAAGGAATGACATGTTAAATAGATCCACCAATCTGATCCTGACTGTATTTTCTTCAAGGTCTGTTATTATATGGATTATTTATTCTGTCTGTGGAAATAGCAACAGTACAATTTCCATTAACTACAAATACAGCGTAAAAGCGACTATAGTCTGGCTCAGGTTTACATTGCAAATGCTTGCTCATGGCAAGTCATGTAGGCAAGaacacacaagacaagacaagccTTCGCTTCTCAGCATTGTACTCTGAGGTGTGATCATTTCTCATGTATTACTCAAACCTTTGCCAGTGGCTAAAAGCAGTGAGGCAACACTGCTGAGGCATGATCTTAATAGCACCTGCATTGCTTTATCAACAGGTATCAACATGGTCAAGAGGAAGCTGGCTGCCCATGACAACCTGAAGATCATCATCGAGCAGACAGGAGACAAGTTCAGCATCAAGGAATCCAGTGCCTTTAGGACCCTGGAGATTGACTTCACTCTGGGGGTCAAATTTGAGTACTCCCCAACTGACGGAACAGAGCTCGCTGTAAGCATTACCAAGGATTGTCTTTTTTACAGTCATCCACATTCAATTCATGGTATCACATTGCTGAACTTACTTGAGTCTATTACGTCTTAGTTCAgggatgtgctgtgtgtataaCCTCAGTATTATACAgttttacaaatacatattttactaAAATAGTGTGAAATAGAGACATTATGACACAGATTAAAACACATTTAGCATttaagtaaaacacacactcaacattctAAACCTGCATAAATGATATCCTCTATTGAACATGCCACAGCTGACAAAGGTTGACATGACAAAAGGGTGTGGAGTAATAATGTGCAACAATAGCATGTGCAAAATGTAGTGAAGGTCTATGAGAAAGTATTATGCAATTAGTCTGCCTATGAGATAACAGCTAATCATGATCCCTATTGTGGAGGCCTCAACCAGTCATACACATAGTAAGTAAACACTTTTAAGTCAGCTACATTATCTGCTGAGAGCTGCACTTAGACAGAGTATTAGAGCATTAATGGCAGGTATATGTGTGGTAGGGAGCATTAGAGCATTAATGGCAGGTATATGTGTGGTAGGGAGTATTAGAGCATTAATGGCAGGTATATGTGTGGTAGGGATCCTGGGCCATGGAGGGAGACACCATGAAGGGCACCTTCAACAGGAAAGACAACAACAATGTCCTGACAACGACAAGGGTTATTGTTGGAGACGAGCTTGTTCAGGTGAgtcaaaagaaataaaacaacttATTTGGCTTACTTGATTTATGAAAGTCTAtgtcactaacacaaacacctgcATTTAATTCAGTTGGAGAAGGAATTTGTGAAATTAAGTAAATTATTACTTAAGTGGTCTATCTTTTTTGTAGAGCTACAGCTACGAGGGTGTGGAGGCCAAGAGGATCTTCAAAAGAGGTTAAAGGAAATCCAGATGATCCAGCCgtctttcagacacacagcatCTCCCCTTGGATGACCTTACACAAGGTGGCACTGAGGGAACTTTCTCTAGTTCTTCAACTATTCCAAAAAGACTGTGATGCACACCAATGGCTGAGATATGATTTTACTGGTATGACAGGCTGCCATACGTCCTTCATTCAGTGATGCACTgttcacaacacacagcacttaaAACCATCTATTTACACTTgatatgaaattaaataaaagcgATTAGTTCAgtaattgtgtgttttttaatactCTGATGAGTCACCACCTCAT encodes the following:
- the LOC105903930 gene encoding fatty acid-binding protein, intestinal-like, translating into MTFNGTWKVDRSDNFDKFMEKMGINMVKRKLAAHDNLKIIIEQTGDKFSIKESSAFRTLEIDFTLGVKFEYSPTDGTELAGSWAMEGDTMKGTFNRKDNNNVLTTTRVIVGDELVQSYSYEGVEAKRIFKRG